From a region of the Mycosarcoma maydis chromosome 7, whole genome shotgun sequence genome:
- a CDS encoding 40S ribosomal protein uS3, with protein MASANISKKRKFVADGVFAAELNEFFTRELSEEGYSGCEVRVTHARTEIIIRATHTQEVLGDKGRRIRELTALVQKRFKFPDNSLELYAEKVQNRGLHAVAQCESLRYKLLGGLAVRRAAYGVLRFVMESGAKGCEVVISGKLRAARAKSMKFTDGFMIHSGQPVKDFVDEAVRHVLMKQGVLGIKVKIMQGWDPEGRAGKPFPLPDAVTILEPKEEAPISAPVSESRNAPAEVAAPAAPAAPAAEAQPEAAF; from the exons ATGGCTTCCGCTAACATTTCCAAGAAGAGAAAG TTTGTCGCTGACGGTGTTTTcgccgccgagctcaacgagTTCTTCACTCGTGAGCTTTCCGAGGAAGGATACTCTGGATGTGAGGTACGTGTTACGCACGCCCGCACCGAGATCATCATCCGCGCCACCCACACCCAGGAGGTTCTTGGTGACAAGGGCCGTCGTATCCGTGAGCTCACCGCTCTCGTCCAGAAGCGATTCAAGTTCCCCGACAACTCGCTCGAGCTCTACGCCGAGAAGGTGCAGAACCGTGGTCTCCACGCCGTTGCCCAGTGCGAGTCTCTGCGCTACAAGCTCCTCGGTGGCCTTGCCGTCCGACGTGCCGCCTACGGTGTGCTCCGCTTCGTTATGGAGTCGGGCGCCAAGGGTTGTGAGGTCGTTATCTCGGGTAAGCTGCGTGCTGCCCGTGCCAAGTCGATGAAGTTCACCGACGGTTTCATGATCCACTCCGGTCAGCCTGTCAAAGACTTCGTTGACGAGGCCGTTCGTCACGTTCTGATGAAGCAGGGTGTTCTTGGTatcaaggtcaagatcATGCAGGGCTGGGACCCCGAAGGACGCGCTGGCAAGCCCTTCCCCCTCCCCGACGCCGtcaccatcctcgagcCCAAGGAGGAGGCTCCCATCTCTGCCCCCGTTTCCGAGTCGCGAAACGCTCCCGCTGAGGTTGCTGCTCccgctgctcctgctgccCCCGCTGCCGAGGCTCAGCCTGAGGCTGCCTTCTGA
- a CDS encoding uncharacterized protein (related to SWI/SNF related, matrix associated, actin dependent regulator of chromatin subfamily D member 1), whose product MANHQAHERNSQPSPKPSHLPVDPASASTLPSELLTSAPECTSSVATPLQFPDLASSPPPPSNLSRQQQLHHQQQQLLGSCTRDSSSSLSSVPSSSASEPSPKQGETTRLSCKRSAPSQSYTASRRTRSSVDLAAAASASIARQPVLLSSRFGAPTSLDSSDTFPLRPLPSHLVSGHYNHAASLPSSPLARHQSRVHHQRTLDSLRFQGTFASVQAESHREQCLSRGSTLALIKPGSHLSPEVSEQTFPLQTLPTPSIASHRGVFREHSQLRHAFSLHPYPLFNQLHPAAHYRMDTQAPMTQSQAHTQAQAQAQHQMQMQMQMQMAQAQQAQAQAQQQAHILRRKNAQDVLVGQGFRGLKRGRPTDRSLPPSLKRQVPESAFYSDLQRIEKNLDWTVARKRAELTDGLSRPPKIKRTLRIFLSNTCANQPFQLAEKQKVKDSAPSVETADGAEVKVEGDKDAADSKEEDAVPSWTLRIEGRLLEPSFKSRANTALSAQASINRTGAHKFSNLIKTCVVELMRDPSLYPDGSNIVEWHRPVPSVAPASGMQAGGGAGGLGGTQGMEAPLVASAEPALDGFEIKRKGNVPTKVKIVLYPAYTPERYSLSPELGSLLDIREESRAGVISALWSYVKEKKLLDETDRKKVKCDSALRSLFNTDTINFHHMPEVVNRHLHPAQPIVIEYWVRTDKAEYKHSTAYDIELDLEDLAIRQKQHNVLAQFDTTNDATSREIAELDDKIAQAAATIRNRASARDFLAAFAKDPQGHLRTWIASQARDLDAILGNNPVPGAGGSVSSFTAEEMRRAETFKGAWVDEAVIVNEAQRLAEKLQELQSQAAQPNPGQAGM is encoded by the coding sequence ATGGCTAACCATCAAGCTCACGAACGCAATTCGCAGCCTTCGCCAAAACCATCACACTTACCTGTCGACCCTGcatccgcttccaccttgcCTTCGGAGCTTCTTACCTCTGCACCTGAGTGCACCTCGTCAGTTGCGACTCCTTTGCAGTTCCCTGATCTCGCTtcctcaccaccaccaccctcAAATCTTTCGCGACAACAGCAGCTTCAtcaccaacagcaacaactTCTGGGCAGTTGCACACGTGattcttcctcctcgctcTCATCCGTACCTTCATCGTCTGCCTCGGAACCATCACCGAAGCAGGGTGAAACTACAAGGCTTAGTTGCAAGAGGAGCGCGCCATCGCAATCATACACAGCTTCTCGTCGCACAAGATCATCGGTCGATTTGGCTGCCGCAGCCTCTGCATCCATCGCACGTCAACCAGTCCTCTTATCTTCTCGATTCGGTGCTCCCACATCCCTTGATTCAAGCGACACCTTTCCTCTCCGTCCGCTTCCTTCGCACCTGGTCTCGGGCCACTACAATCAcgcagcatcgcttccTAGCTCGCCTCTTGCAAGGCATCAGTCGCGCGTTCATCACCAGCGAACGCTTGATTCATTACGCTTTCAAGGCACTTTTGCATCGGTTCAAGCCGAATCTCATCGTGAACAGTGCCTCTCTCGAGGTTCAACGCTGGCGCTGATCAAACCGGGTTCTCATCTCTCACCCGAGGTGTCAGAGCAAACCTTTCCATTGCAAACTCTTCCAACACCCTCGATTGCATCCCACCGAGGCGTTTTTAGAGAGCACTCGCAGCTGAGACACGCCTTCAGCTTGCATCCGTACCCACTGTTCAATCAATTGCACCCCGCTGCTCACTACAGGATGGACACTCAAGCTCCAATGACACAGTCGCAGGCTCATACACAGGCACAGGCGCAAGCCCAACACCaaatgcagatgcagatgcaaatgcaaatggcacaagcacaacaggcgcaggcgcaagcacagcaacagGCTCATATCCTACGCAGAAAGAATGCGCAGGACGTGCTGGTGGGTCAAGGCTTTCGTGGGTTGAAACGTGGTCGTCCTACCGACCGCAGCCTGCCTCCTTCTTTGAAGCGTCAGGTCCCGGAATCAGCCTTCTACTCAGACCTGCAGCGCATCGAAAAGAATCTCGACTGGACCGTCGCGAGGAAACGTGCTGAGCTCACCGATGGACTCTCGCGACCTCCCAAGATCAAGCGCACGCTGCGCATCTTCTTGAGCAACACGTGCGCCAATCAGCCATTTCAGCTGGCCGAAAAGCAGAAGGTCAAGGACTCTGCGCCATCTGTAGAGACCGCGGATGGGGCCGAAGTCAAGGTGGAAGGCGATAAGGATGCGGCTGACagcaaggaggaggacgcCGTGCCCTCCTGGACGCTCCGCATCGAAGGTCGTCTATTGGAGCCCTCGTTCAAATCGCGCGCCAACACAGCTTTATCGGCACAGGCGAGCATCAACCGCACGGGTGCGCACAAGTTCAGCAACCTCATCAAGACATGCGttgtcgagctgatgcGCGACCCTTCCCTGTACCCCGATGGTAGCAACATAGTCGAATGGCACCGTCCCGTGCCCTCGGTCGCACCTGCGAGTGGCATGCAGGCCGGTGGAGGAGCTGGAGGTCTTGGAGGTACCCAGGGTATGGAGGCGCCTTTAGTTGCCAGTGCCGAGCCGGCGTTGGACGGGTTCGAGATCAAACGCAAGGGTAATGTGCCCACCAAGGTCAAGATCGTGCTCTATCCTGCATATACCCCGGAGCGCTACTCGCTCTCTCCTGAGCTAGGTTCGTTGCTTGACATTCGTGAGGAGTCGCGTGCCGGCGTCATCTCGGCTTTGTGGTCGTACGTCAAAGAAAAGAAGCTGCTGGACGAGACAGATCGCAAAAAGGTCAAGTGTGACTCTGCGCTCCGCTCGCTCTTCAACACAGACACGATCAACTTCCACCACATGCCTGAAGTGGTCAACCGACATCTTCACCCCGCTCAACCCATCGTCATCGAGTACTGGGTGCGCACCGACAAGGCCGAATACAAGCACTCGACGGCGTACGATAttgagctcgatctggaAGATCTTGCCATTCGACAGAAGCAGCATAACGTCCTAGCACAGTTCGACACGACCAACGATGCTACTTCCAGAGAGATTGCTGAACTGGATGACAAAATCGCGCAAGCGGCTGCCACGATTCGTAACCGTGCTAGTGCGAGGGACTTTTTGGCTGCGTTTGCAAAGGATCCGCAGGGTCATCTGAGGACCTGGATCGCTAGCCAGGCGCGTGACTTGGATGCGATTTTGGGCAATAACCCGGTACCCGGCGCAGGAGGCTCTGTGTCGAGTTTCACTGCGGAGGAGATGCGACGTGCTGAGACGTTCAAGGGCGCCTGGGTGGACGAAGCggtgattgtgaatgaAGCCCAGAGACTGGCGGAAAAGCTGCAAGAGCTTCAGtcgcaagctgctcagccaAACCCGGGTCAAGCTGGTATGTGA
- a CDS encoding uncharacterized protein (related to ACB1 - Acyl-CoA-binding protein), whose translation MSAEAKFNKAVSIVGSLPKDGPVQPTQDDQLTFYGLYKQATVGDVTSKRPGMFDLAGKYKWDAWNKNQGMSKEDAQQAYVDALLEILKKHEDEGDSAQYIEQIQNA comes from the exons ATGTCTGCCGAAGCCAAATTCAACAAGGCTGTGTCCATCGTCGGTTCGCTCCCCAAGGATGGGCCCGTCCAACCTACGCAGGATGATCAGCTCACATTCTACGGCCT CTACAAGCAGGCCACCGTCGGTGATGTCACCTCCAAGAGGCCCGGCATGTTCG ACTTGGCTGGCAAGTACAAGTGGGACGCCTGGAACAAGAACCAGGGCATGTCCAAGGAGGATGCTCAGCAGGCTTACGTTGATGCTCTTCTCGAG ATTCTgaagaagcacgaag ACGAAGGAGACTCTGCTCAGTACATCGAGCAGATTCAGAACGCCTAA
- a CDS encoding putative ser/thr protein phosphatase 2A regulatory subunit A produces the protein MEADEQLFPIAILIDELKSDDVTLRLNAIHRISTIALALGPERARDELIPFLQDSLDDEDEVLLALAQELGSGFVEYLGGPPYAHLLLGPLENLAAVEESVVREKAAESIVKIAEVLSEAQIEEHYIPLLKRLSGGDWFTSRTSSTSLFSAVYPKAKPTTQEELRKMFTALCNDDTPMVRRAAARDLGPFAKNLSKELVVSDIIPLYRKLSSDDQDSVRLLTVQDLIAIAESLNHDESKNYLLPSIRSAVQDKSWRVRYMVADHFVKLASAVGEDVVRDELVMAFVHLLKDNEAEVRTAGAGQIPGFAKLVDQDIILARLMPCVRDLAGDNSQHVRAALGMQISGMAPLLGKEATIEHLLPLFLQLLKDEFPDVRLNIISKLEQVNEVIGIDLLSQSLLPAIVELAEDKQWRVRQAIIEYIPLLANQLGVQFFDEQLSNLCMSWLGDTVFSIREAATVNLKKLTDVFGVAWARQTIIPKVLQMGTHPNYLYRMTTIFAITTMAPSLDTPAITGDVLETVLPMVSDPIPNIRFNVAKAFEVLSSVLVKTPEGNEVIKSKISPALEKLKEDSDADVRFFAQKALDAES, from the exons ATGGAggcagacgagcagctATTTcccatcgccatcttgatcgatGAGCTGAAATCCGATGATGTCACGCTGCGCTTGAATGCCATCCACCGCATCTCCAcgatcgcgctcgcgctcggACCTGAGCGCGCTCGTGACGAACTTATCCCTTTCCTCCAGGATTCgctcgacgatgaagacgaggtCCTGCTCGCTCTGGCGCAAGAGCTTGGCTCCGGTTTCGTAGAGTACTTGGGAGGTCCACCATATGCGcacctcttgctcggccCTCTCGAGAATCTTGCTGCAGTAGAGGAGAGCGTAGTTCGCGAAAAG GCAGCCGAATCGATTGTCAAGATCGCCGAAGTTCTGTCTGAAGCTCAGATTGAAGAGCACTACATTCCTCTCTTGAAGCGACTTTCTGGCGGTGACTGGTTCACATCTCGAACCagctccacctcgctctTTTCTGCAGTCTACCCTAAAGCCAAGCCCACGACACAAGAAGAGCTTCGCAAGATGTTCACTGCCCTCTGCAACGACGATACCCCCATGGTCCGACGGGCTGCCGCCCGCGATCTCGGTCCTTTCGCCAAAAACCTCTCCAAGGAACTGGTGGTTTCGGACATCATCCCACTCTACCGAAAACTTTCCTCGGATGACCAGGACTCAGTGCGTCTGCTCACCGTGCAGGACTTAATCGCCATCGCGGAGTCGCTTAACCACGATGAGTCCAAGAACTACCTGCTGCCTTCCATCCGCAGCGCTGTCCAGGACAAGAGCTGGAGGGTACGATACATGGTTGCGGATCACTTTGTCAAGCTGGCTTCTGCTGTAGGGGAAGATGTGGtacgagacgagcttgtcatGGCGTTCGTCCACCTGCTCAAGGACAACGAAGCCGAAGTGCGAACAGCGGGTGCTGGCCAAATTCCCGgctttgccaagctcgtTGATCAAGACATTATCCTCGCGCGTCTCATGCCCTGTGTTCGCGATCTCGCGGGCGATAACTCTCAGCACGTTCGTGCCGCGCTGGGCATGCAGATCTCCGGCATGGCTCCCTTGCTTGGCAAGGAGGCTACGATCGAGCACCTGTTGCCCTTGTTCctccagctgctcaaggatgAGTTCCCAGATGTGCGTCTCAATATCATCTCCAAGTTGGAGCAGGTCAACGAGGTGATCGGCATCGACCTTCTCTCGCAGTCGTTGCTCCCggccatcgtcgagctggcagAGGACAAGCAGTGGCGCGTTCGACAGGCCATCATCGAGTACATTCCCTTGCTGGCCAACCAGCTCGGTGTGCAATTCTTCGACGAGCAGTTGAGCAACCTTTGCATGTCGTGGCTTGGTGACACCGTGTTCAGCATTCGCGAGGCGGCCACGGTCAACCTCAAAAAGTTGACGGACGTCTTTGGCGTAGCATGGGCAAGACAGACCATCATCCCCAAGGTGCTTCAGATGGGCACACACCCGAACTACCTTTACCGCATGACTACGATCTTTGCCATCACCACGATGGCACCTTCCCTCGACACACCCGCCATCACAGGGGATGTGCTCGAGACGGTGCTGCCCATGGTGAGCGATCCCATTCCCAACATTCGCTTCAACGTGGCCAAGGCGTTCGAAGTGCTTTCCAGTGTGTTAGTCAAGACGCCCGAGGGGAACGAGGtgatcaagagcaagaTCTCTCCAGCTCTGGAAAAGTTGAAGGAGGATTCGGATGCCGATGTGAGGTTCTTTGCTCAGAAGGCACTCGATGCTGAGTCGTAA
- a CDS encoding uncharacterized protein (related to OSH6 - member of an oxysterol-binding protein family), translated as MSAATDTPAVATSDKDASADEIAAAPEAVQMTDEEELGAASDKDQSDSGKLKTLMGILKRMVGVKDIAAIRISLPANLLEPVPNLEYWNYLDRGDLFTLVADLDDPLDRMLAVLRFTFTKELKYVKGKICKPYNSILGEHFRCHWDFEPVKFIDSQVLPVQALSTDKPEPLPLVANQARTPTLTAKKGSAPPSPLVQAQDNKSRPTSIKGVSLDTSNSASIPKKGLSKLLGRKKSTVKEASETQTSAASATSADASDDLDNTPTSDNASVFGTISQPASKQRLCFLTEQVSHHPPVSSFFCEAKDAGVQLYGVDQLGAKFTGTSVKVFPGEQNQGIFLRLTDKAKCGASGEEYQITHPSASINGLLRGSLWVAICDNLYVTCRGGKRDKPEGDDGTRLRAVIEYKDESWITKAKYALEGVIYAYGPNDDPDEYTSVKQVPQDKVLFTIEGCWKGRITYKKKGDKEPRLLLNVNDVDPISKSVRPLSAQEDMESRRIWEPVTQAILAKKYSEATKHKQDIEQKQRNAAAERKRKNETFIPRFFDADISDGRPKLTEEGRKALNGEYGLVGYEGASTEKVDDVAHNDVDEDEFQDAEN; from the coding sequence ATGTCGGCAGCAACAGACACCCCGGCCGTTGCCACGAGCGACAAAGATGCTTCGGCAGACGAGATCGCTGCCGCACCCGAGGCGGTCCAGATGACGGATGAAGAGGAACTCGGGGCTGCTTCTGACAAGGACCAGAGCGACTctggcaagctcaagacgctTATGGGCATCCTCAAGCGCATGGTTGGCGTCAAAGACATTGCTGCCATCCGCATCTCGCTTCCTGCCAACCTTTTGGAACCCGTTCCCAACCTCGAATACTGGAATTACCTCGACCGCGGCGATTTGTTCACTCTAGTGGCCGACCTCGATGATCCGCTCGATCGCATGCTCGCCGTGCTCCGCTTCACATTCACCAAAGAGCTCAAGTATGTCAAAGGCAAGATTTGCAAGCCATACAACTCGATTCTGGGAGAACATTTTCGCTGTCACTGGGATTTTGAACCCGTCAAGTTCATAGACTCGCAGGTCCTCCCTGTTCAGGCGCTGTCCACCGATAAACCTGAGCCATTGCCTCTCGTCGCCAACCAAGCTCGCACACCTACGCTCACAGCCAAAAAGGGCAGTGCTCCTCCCTCGCCTCTGGTCCAAGCACAAGACAACAAGTCGCGACCCACCTCCATCAAAGGTGTCAGCTTAGACACCTCCAACTCTGCCAGCATCCCCAAGAAGGGTCTctccaagctgcttggtcgCAAGAAGAGCACCGTCAAAGAAGCTTCCGAGACACAAACGTCGGCCGCTTCTGCCACATCTGCAGATGCTAgcgacgatctcgacaatACGCCCACCAGTGACAATGCCTCGGTCTTTGGCACAATCTCTCAGCCGGCCAGCAAACAAcgtctctgcttcttgaccGAACAGGTCAGCCACCACCCTCCTGTCTCTTCCTTCTTTTGCGAGGCCAAGGATGCCGGTGTGCAACTCTACGGTGTCGACCAGCTCGGTGCCAAGTTTACCGGCACCAGCGTCAAGGTATTCCCCGGCGAGCAGAACCAGGGTATCTTTTTGCGCCTTACCGATAAGGCCAAGTGCGGCGCTTCTGGCGAAGAGTACCAGATCACGCATCCAAGCGCATCCATCAATGGACTGCTGCGAGGCAGCTTGTGGGTGGCCATCTGCGATAATTTGTACGTCACATGCCGAGGTGGTAAGAGAGATAAGCCCGAAGGCGACGATGGCACACGATTGCGAGCTGTGATCGAGTACAAGGACGAAAGCTGGATCACCAAGGCCAAGTACGCGTTAGAAGGAGTCATCTATGCCTATGGTCCGAACGATGACCCGGACGAGTACACGAGCGTCAAGCAAGTGCCCCAGGACAAGGTGTTATTCACAATTGAAGGATGCTGGAAGGGTAGGATCACGTACAAAAAGAAGGGGGACAAGGAGCCacgtctgctgctcaacgtcaacgaTGTCGACCCCATCTCGAAATCTGTACGGCCACTATCAGCGCAGGAAGATATGGAGAGCCGAAGGATCTGGGAGCCTGTCACCCAGGCGATTTTGGCCAAAAAATATAGCGAGGCAACCAAACACAAGCAAGATAtcgagcaaaagcagaggaacgcagctgccgagcgTAAGAGGAAAAACGAGACTTTCATTCCGCGCTTCTTTGATGCCGACATCTCGGATGGACGACCAAAGCTCACCGAGGAAGGCAGAAAGGCTCTCAATGGTGAATACGGATTGGTGGGCTACGAAGGTGCATCCACGGAGAAAGTCGATGACGTCGCTCACAATGATGTTGACGAAGATGAGTTCCAGGATGCCGAGAATTAA